In Stieleria varia, one genomic interval encodes:
- a CDS encoding sodium:solute symporter — protein MCLASTFFTTIDWCVLAGYFVVILATGVFFWRRNSSSDDFTAGGRSLPGWLCGMSIFATYLSSISYLALPGKAFVDNWNSFMFSLALPPAAWIAVRYFLPMYRASGEVSAYSLLEKRFGLWARIFASCFYLLFQVARIGVVMYLMALPMSVLFGWDIRTLIVITGVIVTAYAFVGGIVAVIWADAIQAFVLLAGALLALVIILLDMPEGIGQVFEVANRDDKFSLGSSSLTNVAESTIWVVFAYGLFENLKNFGIDQSYVQRYIASSSDREAAKSVWLGALLYIPVSAMFFFIGTSLYAYYECHPEDMQEVRMVVARQQLMQQGVDDQSDGYADRLQTLAGKLEPKQLGDRVFPHFIASHLPTGIRGLLIAAIFAAAMSTVSTSLNSSATLVMSDFYVRLLRPESTDKNRVSVLRSSTLAWGIFGTIVALLLVRLTDSALDIWWTLSGVLGAAIVGLFLMGVTAPKLRERSAVMILCLAVVLIVWMTFSITNHWPAALEPIASPFHTYLVIVVGPTMMMLLGMLFSRRGDGT, from the coding sequence ATGTGCCTTGCCTCAACGTTCTTCACCACGATCGATTGGTGCGTGCTGGCGGGTTACTTCGTCGTCATCTTGGCGACCGGCGTGTTCTTTTGGCGACGCAACAGCTCGTCGGATGATTTCACCGCCGGCGGTCGTTCGCTGCCCGGATGGCTTTGCGGCATGTCGATTTTTGCAACCTACCTCAGCAGCATTAGCTATCTGGCGTTGCCCGGCAAAGCGTTCGTGGACAACTGGAACTCGTTCATGTTTTCACTGGCGCTGCCACCGGCGGCATGGATTGCGGTGCGATACTTTTTGCCGATGTACCGGGCCTCGGGCGAAGTTTCTGCGTACTCATTGTTAGAAAAACGCTTCGGCCTCTGGGCGAGGATTTTTGCGAGTTGTTTTTATCTGCTGTTCCAAGTCGCCCGCATCGGTGTGGTGATGTATCTGATGGCGTTGCCGATGTCGGTGCTGTTCGGTTGGGACATCCGAACGTTGATCGTGATCACGGGAGTCATCGTCACCGCGTACGCTTTCGTCGGCGGGATCGTCGCGGTGATTTGGGCTGATGCGATCCAAGCCTTTGTGCTGCTGGCCGGCGCACTTTTGGCGTTGGTGATCATCTTGCTGGACATGCCCGAGGGGATCGGTCAAGTATTCGAGGTAGCCAATCGTGACGACAAGTTCTCACTGGGCAGCAGCAGTCTCACCAATGTGGCGGAATCGACGATCTGGGTGGTGTTCGCCTACGGTCTCTTTGAGAACCTCAAGAATTTCGGAATCGATCAAAGCTACGTCCAACGATACATCGCCTCTAGCAGTGATCGCGAAGCTGCCAAGAGCGTTTGGTTGGGCGCGTTGCTGTACATCCCCGTCAGCGCGATGTTCTTCTTCATCGGCACCTCGCTGTATGCGTACTACGAATGTCACCCCGAGGACATGCAGGAAGTCCGAATGGTGGTGGCCCGGCAACAACTGATGCAGCAAGGCGTTGACGATCAGTCCGACGGCTATGCTGACAGACTGCAGACCCTCGCCGGCAAGCTGGAACCCAAGCAATTGGGCGACCGTGTTTTTCCCCACTTCATCGCGTCACATTTGCCCACTGGCATTCGAGGCTTGCTGATCGCCGCGATCTTTGCCGCCGCGATGAGTACCGTTTCGACGTCACTGAATTCGTCGGCCACGCTGGTGATGAGCGACTTCTATGTCAGGCTGCTCCGACCTGAATCCACCGACAAAAATCGTGTGTCGGTGTTGAGAAGCTCGACGTTGGCGTGGGGGATTTTTGGCACCATCGTCGCACTGTTGCTGGTCCGATTGACCGACAGTGCGTTGGACATATGGTGGACACTCTCGGGCGTCTTGGGCGCGGCGATCGTGGGTCTGTTTCTGATGGGTGTCACAGCACCAAAACTTCGAGAGCGGTCGGCCGTCATGATCTTGTGCTTGGCGGTGGTTCTGATCGTCTGGATGACATTTTCGATCACCAACCATTGGCCAGCTGCTTTGGAACCGATCGCAAGCCCTTTTCACACGTACTTGGTGATCGTTGTCGGACCGACAATGATGATGTTGTTGGGGATGCTTTTTTCACGTAGAGGCGATGGAACATGA
- a CDS encoding dihydrodipicolinate synthase family protein translates to MTSTAFSLSGIVPPLVTPLADRDKLDQPGLERLIEHVIAGGVSGVFILGTTGEAPSLGYRLRREMISQTVRLVDGRIPVLVGVTDTAFVESVALAEHAAQCGADAAVLTTPYYFPAGQTELTRYVQNIAPLIPLPLMLYNMPGLTKVWFDIETLQTLASIETIVGVKDSSGDLDYFKRLCELKSIRPDWSVLIGPEAKLPAAMAAGGDGGVAGGANVMPDVFVACYNAIVAGDEVAAKTAHDVIVAFQAIYDIGKYASRHIKATKSALSLIGVCNDLPADPFNRFLEPQRQQVADILRELGVLS, encoded by the coding sequence ATGACCTCCACTGCATTTTCGCTCAGCGGTATCGTTCCTCCTCTGGTCACGCCGCTCGCCGATCGCGACAAACTGGATCAGCCCGGCTTGGAGCGGTTGATCGAGCACGTGATCGCCGGCGGAGTATCGGGCGTTTTCATCTTGGGGACGACCGGTGAAGCACCTAGCTTGGGCTACCGATTGCGGCGCGAGATGATTTCACAAACGGTTCGCTTGGTCGACGGTCGCATTCCTGTGTTGGTCGGAGTGACCGACACGGCGTTCGTCGAATCGGTCGCCTTGGCCGAGCATGCCGCTCAGTGCGGTGCCGATGCGGCCGTGCTAACGACCCCGTACTACTTTCCCGCCGGCCAGACGGAACTGACGCGATACGTCCAGAACATCGCGCCGCTGATTCCCTTGCCCTTGATGCTGTACAACATGCCGGGCTTGACGAAGGTGTGGTTCGATATCGAAACGCTTCAAACGCTCGCGTCGATCGAAACGATCGTGGGCGTCAAGGACAGCAGCGGCGATTTGGATTATTTCAAACGCCTCTGCGAGCTGAAATCCATTCGCCCGGACTGGTCGGTCCTGATCGGACCGGAGGCCAAGTTGCCCGCAGCGATGGCCGCCGGGGGCGACGGCGGTGTGGCGGGCGGTGCCAACGTGATGCCTGACGTTTTTGTCGCCTGCTACAACGCGATCGTCGCGGGCGATGAAGTGGCCGCCAAGACAGCCCATGATGTGATCGTCGCCTTTCAAGCGATCTACGACATCGGCAAGTACGCATCGCGCCACATCAAAGCGACCAAGTCCGCGTTGTCGCTGATCGGCGTTTGTAACGATTTGCCCGCCGACCCCTTCAACCGGTTCCTGGAGCCACAGCGTCAACAAGTGGCGGACATTCTACGCGAGTTGGGAGTGTTGTCGTGA
- a CDS encoding GntR family transcriptional regulator, translating to MTSTHAQLAYENLRSRLIAGEFQPGSRIRYGPIGQELGISATPVREAMGLLANEGFVELVPQLGAVVRSVSRTELIELYEMREAIEPYAAAKAAQRAGRSQLDAIGRTLKRMQALATRVDHSKTKVAGRQVTADFEKADLAFHMLIIEATGNQTMVRSGESSNALMRVFATERHAYDAELMKSTCRDHQQIFDAIASNNPVAASDAMQQHIASGLAITLDNLDSQRNHRWETL from the coding sequence GTGACGTCCACTCACGCACAACTTGCCTACGAAAACCTGCGGTCGAGGCTCATCGCGGGCGAGTTTCAGCCCGGCAGCCGCATCCGGTACGGGCCTATCGGCCAGGAACTCGGGATCAGTGCCACCCCGGTCCGAGAGGCCATGGGATTATTAGCCAACGAAGGATTTGTGGAGCTCGTCCCGCAACTCGGCGCGGTGGTTCGCAGCGTCAGTCGGACCGAGTTGATCGAACTGTACGAAATGCGTGAGGCCATCGAGCCTTACGCGGCGGCCAAGGCAGCCCAGCGAGCCGGCCGATCACAGCTCGATGCGATCGGCCGCACACTCAAACGGATGCAGGCCTTGGCGACAAGAGTCGACCATTCCAAAACCAAGGTCGCCGGTCGGCAAGTGACCGCCGACTTTGAAAAAGCGGACTTGGCATTTCACATGTTGATCATCGAAGCGACGGGGAATCAAACGATGGTCCGCAGTGGTGAAAGCTCCAATGCCCTGATGCGAGTCTTTGCGACCGAGCGACACGCCTACGATGCCGAGCTGATGAAATCGACTTGCCGGGACCACCAACAAATCTTTGACGCGATCGCTTCCAATAATCCTGTGGCGGCTTCCGATGCGATGCAACAACACATCGCATCCGGGCTGGCCATTACACTTGACAACCTTGATTCCCAACGGAATCACCGATGGGAAACCCTATGA
- a CDS encoding O-acetylhomoserine aminocarboxypropyltransferase/cysteine synthase family protein, with translation MSEKYRPGTLALHAGQEVDPTTNSRAVPIYATTSYVFNDTDHAAALFGLAEFGNIYSRLMNPTVDVLEKRLAALDGGVTGLCFASGQAAINAAILTLAHSGQNIVSSTSLYGGTWTLFTQTFKQLGIEVRFFDPDHPEQIHGLVDENTRLVYMESLGNPKNDVPDFKAIADAAHSAPHGAIPLLCDNTVMTPMLLKPIDHGIDIVIYSTTKFIGGHGVHIGGAIVDSGNFKWADQPEKWPEFCGPSPSYHGAVFEEHLRGMGNIAYNVHIRTHWLRDTGAAMSPFAAFQFLQGLETLHLRMPRHCENALAVAQFLEGHEAVEWVNYPGLKSHKDYDRGQKYLPDGQGAILGFGIKGGMDAGKKFINACKLCSHLANIGDAKTLVIHPASTTHQQLTADEQAKAGVVPEYVRVSVGIEDVRDIIDDLTQALAAATA, from the coding sequence ATGAGCGAAAAATACCGCCCCGGCACTTTGGCATTGCACGCCGGACAAGAAGTCGATCCGACGACCAACAGTCGGGCCGTGCCGATCTACGCGACCACCAGCTACGTGTTCAACGACACCGACCACGCAGCGGCTCTGTTCGGGTTGGCCGAATTCGGCAATATCTATTCGCGTCTGATGAACCCCACGGTCGACGTGCTGGAAAAGCGATTGGCGGCGTTGGACGGCGGCGTGACGGGTTTGTGCTTTGCCTCCGGACAAGCGGCGATCAATGCGGCGATCTTGACGCTCGCACACAGTGGTCAGAACATCGTCAGCAGCACATCGTTGTACGGTGGCACATGGACGCTCTTTACGCAGACCTTCAAACAACTTGGCATCGAAGTCCGTTTCTTTGATCCTGATCATCCGGAGCAGATCCACGGTCTGGTCGACGAGAACACGCGACTGGTTTACATGGAGAGCTTGGGCAACCCCAAAAACGACGTGCCGGATTTCAAAGCGATCGCGGACGCCGCGCATTCGGCGCCCCATGGTGCGATTCCGCTGTTGTGCGATAACACCGTGATGACACCGATGTTGCTCAAGCCGATCGATCACGGGATCGACATTGTCATTTACAGCACGACGAAATTCATCGGTGGTCACGGAGTACACATTGGTGGTGCGATCGTGGACAGCGGCAATTTCAAGTGGGCCGATCAGCCCGAGAAATGGCCGGAGTTCTGCGGCCCAAGTCCTTCGTACCACGGTGCTGTGTTCGAAGAGCACCTGCGTGGCATGGGCAACATCGCGTACAACGTCCACATCCGTACGCACTGGTTGCGTGACACGGGTGCCGCGATGAGCCCGTTTGCCGCTTTCCAATTCTTGCAAGGTTTGGAAACGCTGCACCTGCGGATGCCACGTCACTGCGAGAACGCATTGGCCGTTGCCCAGTTCCTGGAAGGGCACGAGGCTGTCGAGTGGGTCAACTATCCAGGATTGAAATCCCACAAGGATTACGATCGCGGACAAAAATACTTGCCCGACGGTCAAGGTGCGATTCTCGGGTTCGGTATCAAGGGTGGCATGGACGCGGGCAAAAAGTTCATCAACGCCTGCAAACTCTGCTCGCACTTGGCCAACATCGGCGATGCGAAAACATTGGTCATTCACCCGGCCAGTACGACGCACCAACAGTTGACCGCCGACGAGCAGGCCAAGGCCGGCGTCGTACCGGAGTACGTTCGGGTCTCGGTGGGCATCGAAGATGTCCGGGACATCATCGATGATCTGACACAAGCGTTGGCAGCGGCGACGGCATGA
- the metX gene encoding homoserine O-acetyltransferase MetX, with protein sequence MMDIVSTDDIRSAGPLPHAQSVTFDGPIPLELGAELPGVTCAYETWGTLNADSSNAVLVCHAISGDSHVARHDQNDDPGWWEYLIGPGKAIDTDRLFVVCPNVLGGCRGTTGPGEIDPKSGRPYGAEFPRITIGDMVSVQKRLAEHLGITRWRAIVGGSLGGHQAMTWVARYPKSTDLCVIIASSPRLTNQALGFDVIARNAIQTDPYYAGGQYYDQPQRPDTGLAIARMLGHITYLSSEVMEEKFDPDRHDPRQIASIFEQRFSIGSYLAHQGQKFTTRFDANSYLSISMAMDLFDLGTNRLQLMERFDEADCEFLLVSFSSDWLFTPAQSREIVNALTALDKPVTYAEITSPRGHDSFLIPDDIEQYAPLVQARLEDHCNEPVKLSAVEQLILELITPEASVLDLGCGDGNLLSALRSRGNEKIVGVEVAQANILHAAARGLRVIDYDLNHGLPAFIDGQFDFVVLSATLQAVANVEQLFHEMLRVGRKVIVSFPNFAYRALREDYVARGRSPKAPGEFSHEWYNTPNRRFPSIADVHDLCREKGIVMQREIYFDSETQAQISPDDDPNLNADTAILVLARNG encoded by the coding sequence ATGATGGACATTGTCAGCACCGACGACATCCGGTCTGCAGGCCCGTTGCCGCACGCTCAGAGCGTGACGTTTGACGGACCGATACCGCTGGAGCTCGGCGCGGAGTTGCCCGGCGTCACGTGCGCCTACGAGACGTGGGGAACTCTCAACGCCGATTCCTCCAACGCGGTGCTGGTGTGTCATGCCATCTCGGGCGATTCCCATGTCGCCCGTCACGATCAGAACGACGATCCGGGTTGGTGGGAGTATTTGATTGGTCCGGGCAAGGCCATCGATACCGATCGACTGTTTGTCGTCTGTCCGAACGTGTTGGGCGGATGTCGCGGCACCACCGGTCCCGGTGAAATCGATCCCAAGTCGGGACGGCCGTACGGGGCGGAGTTCCCCAGGATTACGATCGGCGACATGGTCTCGGTTCAAAAACGGTTGGCCGAGCATCTGGGCATCACGCGTTGGCGGGCGATCGTGGGTGGTTCACTCGGCGGGCACCAAGCGATGACTTGGGTAGCACGCTATCCAAAATCCACTGACTTGTGCGTCATCATCGCCTCCTCGCCTCGCTTGACCAATCAAGCACTTGGGTTCGACGTGATCGCTCGCAACGCGATCCAAACGGATCCGTACTACGCGGGCGGACAGTATTACGACCAGCCACAACGTCCGGACACTGGTTTGGCGATCGCTCGAATGCTCGGTCACATCACTTATCTATCCAGCGAAGTGATGGAAGAAAAGTTTGACCCCGATCGACACGATCCACGTCAGATCGCATCGATCTTTGAGCAGCGATTCAGCATCGGATCGTATCTTGCCCATCAAGGTCAAAAATTCACCACACGTTTCGACGCAAACAGTTACCTGTCAATATCGATGGCGATGGACTTGTTCGATCTCGGCACCAATCGATTGCAACTGATGGAACGTTTCGATGAGGCCGACTGTGAGTTTCTGTTGGTGAGCTTTAGCAGTGATTGGTTGTTTACGCCTGCGCAGTCACGTGAGATCGTCAACGCGTTGACGGCGCTTGACAAACCGGTGACCTATGCCGAAATCACGTCGCCGCGTGGTCACGACTCTTTTTTGATTCCCGATGACATCGAGCAGTATGCGCCGTTGGTTCAAGCTCGTTTGGAAGACCACTGTAATGAACCGGTGAAGCTTTCGGCGGTCGAACAATTGATTTTGGAATTGATCACCCCCGAGGCTTCCGTTTTGGACTTGGGCTGCGGTGACGGCAACCTCTTGTCTGCGTTGCGGTCGCGTGGGAATGAAAAGATCGTGGGTGTCGAAGTCGCTCAAGCCAACATCTTGCACGCAGCGGCGAGGGGGCTGCGTGTTATCGATTATGACCTCAATCACGGGTTGCCAGCGTTCATCGATGGCCAGTTCGATTTTGTGGTGCTCAGTGCGACGCTGCAGGCGGTGGCCAACGTGGAGCAGCTCTTCCATGAAATGCTGCGGGTCGGACGAAAAGTCATCGTCAGTTTTCCCAATTTTGCTTACCGGGCATTGCGAGAAGATTACGTCGCTCGTGGCCGCTCGCCCAAGGCCCCCGGGGAGTTCAGCCACGAATGGTACAACACTCCGAACCGTCGTTTCCCCAGCATCGCCGACGTGCATGATTTGTGTCGCGAAAAGGGGATTGTGATGCAGCGAGAGATCTATTTTGACTCAGAAACTCAAGCCCAGATCTCACCCGATGACGATCCTAACCTGAACGCAGACACTGCGATCTTGGTTCTGGCTCGCAATGGCTGA
- a CDS encoding Dabb family protein, which produces MSFHVRHGAWFSKPMLPLLLCMIAVLAGCQKPEVEPSGTTPDATTETQTTTEPVNESSSETPSETTVTDDQAAAEPPRTGLLRHAVFFGFKETATEDDINGVVQAFEALPEKVPEIIDFQWGTNNSPEGLDDGFTHCFLLTFADEAGRETYLPHPAHKAFGDVLRPHMAKVFVIDYWGDTEQPKIDKPLQHAVFFKFKDDADPEAVAKVEEAFAALPSKIDTIKAFEWGKNNSPEKHDEGFTHCFLVTFDSEEGRETYLPHKDHLAFVEVLQPVLDKVRVLDFWDGK; this is translated from the coding sequence ATGTCGTTTCACGTCCGCCACGGAGCGTGGTTTTCCAAACCGATGCTGCCGCTCCTGCTGTGTATGATCGCTGTCCTGGCCGGCTGCCAAAAACCAGAAGTCGAACCGAGCGGCACGACGCCGGATGCGACAACAGAAACCCAAACCACGACCGAGCCCGTGAACGAATCCTCCAGCGAAACCCCCAGCGAAACCACTGTGACCGACGATCAAGCCGCCGCCGAGCCCCCCCGCACCGGCTTGTTGCGTCACGCCGTGTTCTTTGGATTCAAGGAGACCGCGACGGAGGACGACATCAACGGCGTCGTGCAGGCATTCGAGGCCTTGCCCGAAAAGGTGCCGGAGATCATCGATTTTCAATGGGGCACCAACAACAGCCCCGAAGGCTTGGATGACGGATTCACTCACTGTTTCTTGTTGACCTTTGCGGACGAAGCGGGACGTGAGACGTACTTGCCCCACCCGGCACACAAAGCGTTCGGCGACGTGTTGCGTCCCCACATGGCCAAAGTATTCGTGATCGATTATTGGGGAGATACCGAGCAACCCAAGATCGACAAGCCTCTCCAACACGCCGTGTTCTTTAAGTTCAAAGACGACGCCGATCCGGAGGCTGTTGCCAAAGTCGAAGAAGCCTTTGCCGCGTTGCCCTCCAAGATCGACACGATCAAAGCCTTTGAATGGGGCAAAAACAACAGCCCCGAGAAGCACGACGAAGGATTCACGCATTGTTTCCTGGTCACGTTTGACAGCGAAGAAGGACGTGAAACCTACTTGCCCCACAAGGACCACTTGGCATTTGTCGAAGTCCTCCAACCGGTCCTGGACAAAGTCCGCGTCCTGGATTTCTGGGACGGCAAGTAG
- the thpR gene encoding RNA 2',3'-cyclic phosphodiesterase, translating into MKTIRSFISVPLAPLITAGAAKLIKKLKPFDEGIKWVPLDNFHLTLKFLGEVDNTEVPTICNRLREIAEDYDPFELSFAGMRAMPSGQRPRILSVKVADESGSLVQLVGELETSMADLGFKQEPRDYVPHLTLGRTRSNTRRVSEAVIAEMERLGDYHLGEQVVDEIQLMASFLDKGGPTYQTMDTIEL; encoded by the coding sequence ATGAAAACGATTCGGTCGTTCATATCGGTCCCGCTCGCCCCGCTGATCACCGCGGGTGCGGCCAAGCTGATCAAGAAGCTCAAGCCGTTTGACGAGGGCATCAAATGGGTGCCGCTAGACAACTTTCACCTGACGCTCAAATTCTTGGGTGAAGTCGACAACACCGAGGTTCCCACGATCTGCAATCGCTTGCGAGAGATCGCAGAAGACTACGATCCCTTTGAACTGTCGTTCGCCGGGATGCGGGCCATGCCCAGTGGGCAGCGACCGCGGATTTTGAGCGTCAAGGTCGCCGACGAATCCGGCAGTCTGGTTCAATTGGTCGGCGAATTGGAAACCTCAATGGCCGACCTGGGATTCAAACAAGAGCCGCGGGACTACGTTCCCCACCTGACCCTGGGGCGCACACGCAGCAACACGCGGCGTGTGTCTGAGGCGGTGATCGCGGAAATGGAGCGTCTGGGCGACTATCACTTGGGCGAACAGGTCGTCGATGAAATCCAATTGATGGCGAGTTTTTTGGATAAAGGCGGGCCGACTTACCAAACCATGGACACGATCGAGTTGTGA
- a CDS encoding serine/threonine-protein kinase, whose amino-acid sequence MDSTIRSDLIDAPATPSLGRSTLLEAVKRGQLGPLSPGVVALVTLVLIVATLYVGWSVRQAMRSLIRDSISTVLAANVAALELWLGEQADTVERLSQDRRFEPWLNQVIASSGDVDSNDAPQLLTQEVSDLGYEGWALLNASGRVLASNQTDAIGKQFDLPRETVVKLGEGLQVISQPFEVLGAITPEPTIENKPQSPEIGSPEVIMCALSPLRQGMQLQGILALIIDPSQQFSQILSVARIGGSGETYAFDSRAVLLSRSRFEIQLRQAGLLKDNQSSPLSVHVRDPGVDIRNQALDNPNPQSWPMTLMADHATRGGTGDNVVGYNDYRGVPVIGVWRWLPKYGIGVTTELDVDEAYAPMSVFRNSFLALLALVLISSGSMLALASVLRRLDKSNDPQYGISRRLGQYELGQKIGRGGMGLVYRGQHRVLKRDVAIKVLEYTEATERSLARFQREVRLTAQLQHPNTISIYDCGQTPEGTFFYVMELIDGISLQQLVDYYGRQPAERVIYLLIQVCDSIAEAHASGMVHRDIKPANILLASRAGQHDLIKVLDFGLAKQIDHETMQLTRAESLTGTPLYMSPESVRDASLASQQSDIYSIGSVGYMLLTALAPFAGDSSADICAKKLHEDPIPPAKRLAGDFPDDLVEILMQCLHRDPEKRPQSARELARRLSRCKNSPHWRQGDAALWWREVFDGPTLDDMSALIDDQGSNDQPRDDRLRGHHVGETARRPHDTAVNELVHAVAIKHNEPTPRV is encoded by the coding sequence ATGGATTCCACGATACGTAGCGATCTGATCGATGCACCGGCGACACCCTCGCTCGGGCGTTCGACGCTGCTCGAGGCGGTCAAGCGTGGTCAGCTCGGTCCGTTGTCTCCGGGTGTAGTCGCACTCGTCACGCTGGTCCTGATTGTGGCGACCCTGTACGTCGGTTGGTCGGTCCGTCAAGCGATGCGAAGTCTGATCCGAGATTCGATCTCGACCGTGTTGGCGGCAAACGTCGCGGCACTGGAGCTGTGGCTGGGTGAGCAAGCCGACACGGTAGAGCGGCTGTCACAGGATCGACGATTCGAACCATGGCTGAATCAAGTCATCGCGTCCTCCGGCGACGTGGACAGCAACGATGCACCGCAACTGCTCACTCAAGAAGTCTCTGACTTGGGATACGAGGGCTGGGCATTGCTCAACGCCTCGGGGAGAGTCCTGGCAAGCAATCAAACGGATGCGATCGGCAAGCAATTCGATTTGCCGCGAGAAACGGTTGTCAAGCTGGGCGAAGGTTTGCAGGTAATCTCACAACCGTTCGAGGTCTTGGGGGCAATCACACCTGAACCTACGATCGAAAATAAACCGCAATCGCCGGAAATTGGCTCGCCCGAGGTCATCATGTGCGCCCTGTCACCGCTGCGTCAGGGCATGCAGTTGCAGGGTATCTTGGCATTGATCATCGATCCCTCACAACAGTTTTCTCAAATCTTGAGCGTTGCCCGGATCGGTGGCAGCGGAGAGACCTACGCGTTCGACAGTCGCGCGGTGCTGTTGTCACGCAGCCGATTTGAAATCCAGTTGAGACAAGCTGGATTGCTGAAAGACAACCAATCCAGTCCGCTCAGCGTTCACGTCCGTGATCCTGGTGTCGATATTCGCAATCAGGCACTCGACAACCCCAATCCACAATCGTGGCCAATGACGCTGATGGCTGATCACGCAACACGTGGTGGAACGGGGGACAATGTCGTCGGATACAACGACTACCGCGGCGTACCCGTGATCGGAGTGTGGCGATGGTTGCCCAAGTACGGGATCGGCGTGACGACGGAACTGGACGTGGACGAAGCCTACGCGCCAATGAGCGTGTTTCGCAATTCTTTCCTCGCCTTGCTGGCGTTGGTGCTGATCTCCAGCGGCAGCATGCTGGCCTTGGCATCGGTATTGCGCCGATTGGACAAGTCCAACGATCCTCAATACGGCATCTCACGCCGCCTGGGACAATACGAGTTGGGTCAAAAGATCGGACGCGGCGGCATGGGACTTGTCTACCGTGGTCAACACCGCGTGCTGAAACGAGACGTCGCGATCAAAGTGCTTGAGTACACCGAGGCAACCGAGCGGTCGTTGGCCAGGTTTCAACGCGAAGTTCGCTTGACCGCACAGTTGCAGCATCCCAACACGATCAGCATCTATGATTGCGGGCAAACTCCCGAAGGCACTTTCTTCTACGTCATGGAACTGATCGACGGGATCTCGTTGCAGCAGTTGGTCGACTACTACGGACGACAGCCGGCCGAACGCGTGATCTATTTGTTGATTCAGGTCTGCGATTCGATCGCAGAAGCCCACGCGTCGGGGATGGTTCACCGCGACATCAAACCGGCGAACATCTTGCTCGCCTCTCGCGCGGGTCAACACGATTTGATCAAGGTCTTGGATTTTGGACTGGCCAAGCAGATCGATCACGAGACGATGCAGTTGACGCGAGCCGAATCATTGACCGGCACACCGCTGTACATGTCACCCGAATCGGTACGTGACGCTTCATTGGCCAGTCAACAAAGCGACATCTACTCCATCGGTTCGGTCGGCTACATGTTGCTGACCGCGTTGGCGCCGTTTGCGGGAGACTCGTCGGCGGATATCTGCGCCAAGAAGCTGCACGAGGACCCGATCCCGCCTGCGAAACGGCTTGCCGGCGATTTTCCGGACGATTTGGTTGAGATCCTGATGCAATGCTTACACCGCGATCCAGAGAAGCGGCCACAATCGGCGAGGGAGCTGGCACGTCGGCTCTCTCGATGCAAAAACAGCCCGCATTGGAGACAAGGCGACGCCGCGTTATGGTGGCGTGAAGTCTTCGACGGGCCCACACTGGACGATATGAGTGCGCTCATTGACGACCAAGGCTCCAATGACCAACCCAGGGATGATCGCCTTAGAGGTCATCATGTTGGAGAAACTGCACGACGACCACATGACACGGCGGTCAACGAGCTGGTTCATGCAGTTGCGATCAAACACAATGAACCGACGCCCAGAGTGTGA